In one Lolium rigidum isolate FL_2022 chromosome 3, APGP_CSIRO_Lrig_0.1, whole genome shotgun sequence genomic region, the following are encoded:
- the LOC124698182 gene encoding uncharacterized protein LOC124698182, whose translation MSEPATQCRGNVGGGEGGGGGMRTVECLRGRLQAERVASKAAKEEADQLASRLDELEKQLAEEVKIKNKAERRLRRAIKRLESLKILDVQLSPSETSIGSLSSNSTGCSGQQQPEPAGSLTSTIDSVRSVPHAGGGEDKGWDGDSAKGSSAGSCTTQANSSHDGSWFSVVSAQSGSGLCCKEEGRVVVYHDDAKSSGGGSGDGAATDAGHDSQRESEQPAASSGSSKSEASYRGEEDDRLALVLVENPHYHTAESGRPRTEDGAETSDSREPEAESNRLAMVLADPQPQRDAPPVMGINGGSGNDVQSVLLALRQVKEQLRYTIERRSEGLVAHRELYGH comes from the exons ATGTCTGAACCGGCCACGCAATGCAG GGGAAAtgtgggcggcggcgagggtggtggcggcggcatgaggaCGGTGGAGTGCCTCAGAGGGAGGCTGCAAGCTGAGAGGGTGGCGTCCAAGGCGGCCAAGGAGGAAGCCGACCAGCTCGCCAGCAGG TtggacgagcttgagaagcagctcgccgaggaggtgaAGATCAAGAACAAGGCGGAGAGGAGGCTCAGGAGGGCCATCAAGAGGCTGGAGTCCCTCAAGATCCTCGACGTGCAGCTCTCGCCCTCGGAGACCTCCATTGGGTCGCTCTCTTCCAACTCCACTGGCTGCTCCGGCCAGCAGCAGCCGGAACCTGCTGGCTCGCTGACGAGCACCATCGATTCCGTGCGTTCCGTCCCTCATGCTGGTGGCGGCGAGGACAAGGGATGGGACGGCGACAGCGCCAAGGGCTCGTCGGCGGGTTCCTGCACCACCCAGGCGAACTCCTCCCACGACGGGAGCTGGTTCTCGGTGGTGTCCGCGCAATCCGGGTCTGGTCTCTGCTGCAAGGAGGAGGGTCGCGTGGTCGTGTATCATGACGACGCCAAGAGTTCCGGCGGTGGTTCCGGTGACGGTGCTGCTACTGACGCTGGTCATGATTCACAGAG GGAGTCGGAGCAACCTGCTGCGTCCAGCGGTTCATCGAAGTCTGAAGCTAGCTACCGCGGCGAGGAGGACGACAGGCTAGCGCTGGTGCTGGTAGAGAACCCGCACTATCACACCGCAGAATCAGGTCGACCGAGAACAGAGGACGGCGCCGAGACCAGCGACAGTAGGGAGCCGGAGGCAGAGAGCAACAGGCTCGCCATGGTCCTGGCCGATCCACAGCCACAACGCGACGCGCCGCCGGTGATGGGCATCAACGGCGGTAGCGGCAATGACGTGCAGTCGGTGCTCCTGGCGCTGCGGCAGGTGAAGGAGCAGCTCCGGTACACCATCGAGCGGAGGTCCGAGGGACTCGTCGCACACCGGGAGCTGTATGGCCACTGA